In Phalacrocorax aristotelis chromosome 6, bGulAri2.1, whole genome shotgun sequence, one DNA window encodes the following:
- the LOC142058269 gene encoding maestro heat-like repeat-containing protein family member 7: MVEVLVADPAFPMGQVLNIVWAIYRNLPFIRAVVALNSLERALLVLMHKQPSMVVASLLQCSPTCTCVAMRMWKVTLSKPQVAEKVLQELLSRLMNQSPCKTSTSTGDNPRVLSLAAARTVSEILLQRICLREVEAIFPQLFLALLFQVSFTTELTVQEVHIFWREHQEDLLGPIRSVVQSMRVLLCSMGFESQALAIEAQGGWDALLSSQTHLMGVRIVAREMMKTPRPLLSTIFCHLAELLSVEEPTWGMIAMVFLVEMLGCTSLSEELDRALEIFPMYLQSQCLGMPSLVLRGLLRLSERPDTARKTLVLLPYVMEQLQGADSDASAIALSLLSNLLRLLEGKTLSLTALALAEKLQPLFSDESSTVRELSIQLFRNTMGVVVDAKKKKMKEVVWGSLLPLLFHLHDEDKNVAKASQETLSSAGQFLKWRQLAQLGETVQAWRISECLLARNRSRAKEYLRQSQSYLRSPQEPLRREAVRFIGLIGRQVDGHEELQYIREVLQDAGRDTSLLVSSLATQALLILSLRKAESRFNVQRLSFRLLRAWTRWHSAPSEDSAQAERKQQPQP, from the exons ATGGTGGAAGTCCTTGTGGCAGACCCTGCCTTCCCGATGGGACAG GTGCTGAACATCGTGTGGGCCATCTACAGAAACCTGCCCTTCATCAGGGCGGTGGTAGCCCTCAACAGCCTGGAGAGGGCCCTGCTGGTGCTGATGCACAAACAGCCCAGCATGGTGGTGGCCAGCCTGTTGCAGTGCTCCCCAACATGTACCTG TGTTGCGATGCGCATGTGGAAGGTGACACTCTCCAAGCCCCAGGTTGCGgagaaggtgctgcaggagctgctcagcaggcTGATGAACCAGTCGCCGTGCAAGACCTCCACCTCTACTGGGGACAACCCCCGCGTCCTCTCCCTGGCT gcagccaggacGGTAAGCGAGATCCTCCTGCAGCGCATCTGCCTGCGGGAGGTGGAGGCgattttcccccagcttttcctGGCACTGCTTTTCCAAGTGTCATTCACCACGGAGTTGACGGTGCAGGAGGTGCACATCTTTTGGAGGGAGCACCAAGAGGATCTGCTCGGTCCCATCAG GTCTGTGGTGCAGTCCATGagagtgctgctctgcagcatgggCTTTGAGAGCCAGGCGCTGGCCATTGAGGCGCAGGGTGGCTGGgatgccctgctcagcagccagaCCCACCTCATGGGAGTCCGCATTGTGGCCAG gGAGATGATGAAGACCCCAAGACCCCTGCTCTCCACCATCTTCTGCCATCTGGCAGAACTCCTCAGTGTGGAGGAGCCCACCTGGGGGATGATCGCCATGGTCTTCCTCGTTGAG ATGTTGGGCTGCACCAGCCTCAGTGAAGAGCTGGACCGTGCCCTGGAAATCTTCCCCATGTAtctgcagagccagtgcctGGGGATGCCCAGCctggtgctcaggggcctcctCAGGCTCAGTGAGAGGCCCGACACG GCAAGGAAAACCCTCGTCCTGCTGCCGTATGtcatggagcagctgcagggtgctgacAGTGATGCCAGCGCCATcgccctgtccctgctcagcAACCTGCTccggctgctggaggggaagacGCTCAGCCTGACTGCCCTGGCGCTGGCTGAGAAGCTCCAGCCGCTCTTCAGCGAC GAGTCGAGCACTGTGCGGGAGCTCTCCATCCAGCTCTTCCGAAACACAATGGGGGTTGTGGTGGATGCCAAAAAGAAGAAGATGAAGGAGGTGGTGTggggcagcctgctgccactgctcttTCACCTGCACGACGAGGACAAGAATGTGGCCAAG GCCTCCCAGGAAAccctcagcagtgctggacAGTTCCTGAAGTGGCGGCAGCTGGCCCAGCTGGGCGAGACCGTGCAGGCATGGAGGATCAGCGAGTGCCTG ctggCCAGGAACAGGAGCAGGGCCAAGGAATACCTGCGCCAGAGCCAGTCCTACCTGCGGAGCCCACAGGAGCCCCTGCGGCGGGAAGCTGTCAGGTTCATTG GGCTCATCGGACGGCAGGTGGATGGGCACGAGGAGTTGCAGTACATCAGAGAGG TCCTTCAAGATGCAGGGAGAGACACGAGTCTCCTGGTCTCCTCCCTGGCAACACAGGCGCTCCTCATCCTCAGCTTGAGGAAGGCTGAGTCGAGGTTTAACGTGCAACGGCTGAGCTTCCGGCTGCTGAGGGCATGGACGAGGTGGCACTCGGCCCCCAGTGAGGACTCTGCtcaggcagagagaaagcagcaacCCCAGCCCTAG
- the LOC142058270 gene encoding U3 small nucleolar RNA-interacting protein 2-like: MSQGSTDFIQLISEEHVVSGADDRSVALWGLAKKKPLVLARQAHGMQDAQGLQQPYCILAVAALRNSDLLATGVGQLLWSKGLGVQGVCPAPAPAPAPGWGAWQSPLSTLGSHSASVKLWKCSEGFWKLEPLWAIPLVGFVNSLEFSAAGDFLVAGLGQEHRLGRWWRIKEAKTSICIIPLKRRATAPSSHVPDSS; encoded by the exons ATGTCCCA GGGCTCCACTGATTTCATCCAGCTCATCAGCGAGGAGCACGTAGTGTCGGGTGCCGATGACAG GTCTGTAGCCCTGTGGGGGCTGGCGAAGAAGAAGCCGCTGGTGCTGGCCCGGCAGGCGCACGGCATGCAGGACGCCCAGGGCCTGCAGCAGCCGTACTGCATCTTGGCGGTGGCTGCCCTGCGCAACAGTGACCTCCTGGCTACAGGTGTGGGGCAGCTGCTTTGGAGCaagggtttgggggtgcagggggtctgccctgcccctgcccctgcccctgccccaggttgGGGTGCATGGCAGTCTCCTCTCTCTACCCTAGGCTCCCACAGTGCTAGTGTGAAGCTCTGGAAGTGCAGTGAGGGATTTTGGAAGCTGGAGCCCCTCTGGGCTATCCCGTTG gtgggttttgtcAACAGCCTCGAGTTCTCGGCAGCCGGTGACTTCCTGGTGGCCGGCCTCGGGCAGGAGCACCG GCTTGGCCGGTGGTGGAGAATCAAagaagccaaaaccagcatctgCATCATCCCCCTGAAGCGGAGGGCTACAGCCCCCAGCTCCCATGTCCCTGACAGCTCCTAG
- the LOC142058271 gene encoding U3 small nucleolar RNA-interacting protein 2-like, with translation MAAVLGAERRSRAAAVRPVDEVRAAPRGEAGAGAGAGAHACPRSPSLGRRRRREAAVEEEVEETPQEKKLRLAKLYLEELRQHEEERAAAEEEEETHPADLIGDRLKEDVLEQKGRLQRLVAKDPPDPASIRVLRGHQLPVTCLVISPDDRFIFSASKDGSLIKCKCSLGAATG, from the exons ATGGCGGCG GTCCTGGGCGCCGAGAGGAGGTCGCGGGCGGCGGCCGTCCGGCCCGTCGACGAGGTACGAGCCGCGCCGCGGGGGGaagccggtgccggtgccggtgccggtgctcACGCCTGTCCCCGCAGCCCGTCGTtgggacggcggcggcggcgggaggcggcggtagaggaggaggtggaggagacGCCGCAGGAGAAGAAGCTGCGCCTGGCCAAGCTGTACCTGGAGGAGCTCCGCCAGCACG AGGAGGAGCGGGCGgcggcagaggaggaggaggagacgcATCCGGCGGATCTCATCGGCGACCGGCTGAAGGAGGACGTG ctggagcagaagggtCGGCTGCAGCGCCTGGTCGCCAAAGAC CCTCCAGATCCAGCCAGCATTCGAGTGCTGCGGGGGCACCAGCTGCCCGTCACCTGCCTGGTCATCTCTCCAGATGACAGGTTCATCTTTTCGGCTTCCAAGGACGGCTCCCTCATCAAATGCAAGTGTTCCCTTGGGGCCGCGACTGGC
- the LOC142058272 gene encoding LOW QUALITY PROTEIN: uncharacterized protein LOC142058272 (The sequence of the model RefSeq protein was modified relative to this genomic sequence to represent the inferred CDS: substituted 1 base at 1 genomic stop codon) has product MLPLHVKWPLRRQLTPTILSPHRLYHLLEVHQSRPSPRGQDWVKKHWFQPQSVVGRIRVVXKEARVRPGKGKAVICAVLGASLSAAVEERKRRLCQADVTIDSLQVVIKSLQEQLEGNKRLLQEERNQNAILKEELRDQLLREADTLAEVEVKLSEKGVRQVYPQGVLQRARETVESFPHMYPLFKTEYLYEDNNDDRPQVLTKEVPFTATEVAKLKKDFARTPKESETEYVWRVSLSAGGDGILLSEKEAEGYWGPGVFLTTGNRRAPWSLTQRAAYWAGGLNPLERGDPLAITGTVDQLVESVQKAACLQKMYDRELKPHQSSPMMMPVDPGRMTPLIRGLPDSLKPTGIQLQGRIQNNSEGERTAATLEGIITPDHWRLGRKVWTWREVAQELINFGRKYGPDGGSFQKTETRVVRSAEQVNNRQLSIGKGQDLRPLRNNHPGRERLLSRQGLWHLGLQKGIPRDLMDGLPTPKLEKLVQKWSGKKATVGVVAAAPPLIDLEGELTREKAEN; this is encoded by the exons ATGCTGCCGCTCCAC GTAAAATGGCCACTCAGAAGGCAGTTAACGCCCACGATTTTGTCTCCTCACCGGCTGTACCATCTTTTGGAGGTGCACCAATCTCGCCCCTCACCCCGGGGACAAGATTGGGTGAAAAAACATTGGTTTCAACCGCAGAGTGTAGTAGGCAGGATAAGGGTAGTGTAGAAGGAAGCTAGGGTTAGAccggggaaaggaaaagctgtaatttgCGCAGTCCTGGGAGCGAGTCTGTCAGCAGCGGTGGAAGAGAGGAAACGGAGGCTTTGTCAAGCCGATGTCACAATAGACTCACTGCAGGTGGTCATAAAGTCACTGCAGGAACAATTGGAGGGAAACAAGCGATTGttgcaggaggagagaaatcaAAATGCCATACTGAAGGAAGAATTGAGGGATCAGCTTTTGAGGGAAGCAGATACACTGGCAGAGGTAGAGGTGAAACTTTCAGAGAAAGGGGTACGGCAAGTTTACCCTCAGGGAGTCTTGCAGAGGGCAAGGGAAACTGTAGAAAGCTTCCCTCACATGTATCCACTCTTTAAAACAGAGTACTTGTATGAGGACAATAACGATGACCGTCCTCAAGTTCTCACCAAAGAAGTCCCATTTACAGCAACCGAAGTAGCAAAGTTGAAAAAAGACTTTGCAAGAACTCCGAAGGAATCGGAGACAGAATATGTGTGGAGAGTGTCCCTGTCAGCAGGGGGGGATGGAATTTTGTTGTcggagaaagaagcagaaggctATTGGGGTCCAGGTGTGTTCTTAACTACAGGTAATCGCCGAGCCCCATGGTCATTAACCCAGAGGGCTGCGTATTGGGCCGGAGGGCTGAACCCTTTGGAGAGGGGAGATCCCCTTGCCATAACAGGTACGGTGGATCAACTAGTGGAAAGCGTGCAGAAAGCAGCCTGTCTCCAAAAGATGTATGATCGGGAGCTCAAGCCCCACCAGAGTTCCCCGATGATGATGCCTGTAGACCCAGGGAGGATGACTCCCCTGATCCGGGGACTCCCTGACTCCCTGAAACCCACTGGGATCCAATTACAGGGgagaattcaaaataattccGAAGGAGAAAGAACTGCGGCCACTCTGGAAGGGATAATAACCCCTGACCATTGGCGGTTGGGAAGGAAAGTGTGGACGTGGAGGGAGGTAGCgcaggaattaattaattttgggagaaaatatgGCCCTGATGGTGGATCGTTCCAAAAAACCGAAACAAGGGTTGTACGGTCTGCAGAGCAAGTTAACAATCGGCAGCTGTCAATTGGGAAGGGCCAGGATTTGAGGCCACTCCGCAACAATCATCCCGGGAGAGAGAGACTCCTAAGTCGACAGGGCTTATGGCATCTAGGGCTTCAGAAGGGCATTCCTCGAGACCTGATGGATGGACTCCCGACCCCAAAATTGGAAAAACTTGTACAGAAATGGTCAGGGAAGAAGGCCACTGTCGGAGTAGTTGCCGCTGCTCCACCCCTGATAGATCTTGAGGGGGAGCTGACTAGGGAAAAGGCGGAAAACTAG
- the LOC142058273 gene encoding maestro heat-like repeat-containing protein family member 7 — protein sequence MVEVLVADPAFPMGQVLNIVWAIYRNLPFIRAVVALNSLERALLVLMHKQPSMVVASLLQCSPTCTCVAMRMWKVTLSKPQVAEKVLQELLSRLMNQSPCKTSTSTGDNPRVLSLAAARTVSEILLQRICLREVEAIFPQLFLALLFQVSFTTELTVQEVHIFWREHQEDLLGPIRSVVQSMRVLLCSMGFESQALAIEAQGGWDALLSSQTHLMGVRIVAREMMKTPRPLLSTIFCHLAELLSVEEPTWEMIAMVFLVEMLGCTSLSEELDRALEIFPMYLQSQCLGMPSLVLRGLLRLSERPDTARKTLVLLPYVMEQLQGADSDASAIALSLLSNLLRLLEGKTLSLTALALAEKLQPLFSDESSTVRELSIRLFRNTMGVVVDAKKKKMKEVVWGSLLPLLFHLHDEDKNVAKASQETLSSAGQFLKWRQLAQLGETVQAWRISECLLARNRSRAKEYLRQSQSYLRSPQEPLRREAVRFIVLQDAGRDTSLLVSSLATQALLILSLRKAESRFNVQRLSFRLLRAWTRWHSAPSEDSAQAERKQQPQP from the exons ATGGTGGAAGTCCTTGTGGCAGACCCTGCCTTCCCGATGGGACAG GTGCTGAACATCGTGTGGGCCATCTACAGAAACCTGCCCTTCATCAGGGCGGTGGTAGCCCTCAACAGCCTGGAGAGGGCCCTGCTGGTGCTGATGCACAAACAGCCCAGCATGGTGGTGGCCAGCCTGTTGCAGTGCTCCCCAACATGTACCTG TGTTGCGATGCGCATGTGGAAGGTGACACTCTCCAAGCCCCAGGTTGCGgagaaggtgctgcaggagctgctcagcaggcTGATGAACCAGTCGCCGTGCAAGACCTCCACCTCTACTGGGGACAACCCCCGCGTCCTCTCCCTGGCT gcagccaggacGGTAAGCGAGATCCTCCTGCAGCGCATCTGCCTGCGGGAGGTGGAGGCgattttcccccagcttttcctGGCACTGCTTTTCCAAGTGTCATTCACCACGGAGTTGACGGTGCAGGAGGTGCACATCTTTTGGAGGGAGCACCAAGAGGATCTGCTCGGTCCCATCAG GTCTGTGGTGCAGTCCATGagagtgctgctctgcagcatgggCTTTGAGAGCCAGGCGCTGGCCATTGAGGCGCAGGGTGGCTGGgatgccctgctcagcagccagaCCCACCTCATGGGAGTCCGCATTGTGGCCAG gGAGATGATGAAGACCCCAAGACCCCTGCTCTCCACCATCTTCTGCCATCTGGCAGAACTCCTCAGTGTGGAGGAGCCCACCTGGGAGATGATCGCCATGGTCTTCCTCGTTGAG ATGTTGGGCTGCACCAGCCTCAGTGAAGAGCTGGACCGTGCCCTGGAAATCTTCCCCATGTAtctgcagagccagtgcctGGGGATGCCCAGCctggtgctcaggggcctcctCAGGCTCAGTGAGAGGCCCGACACG GCAAGGAAAACCCTCGTCCTGCTGCCGTATGtcatggagcagctgcagggtgctgacAGTGATGCCAGCGCCATcgccctgtccctgctcagcAACCTGCTccggctgctggaggggaagacGCTCAGCCTGACTGCCCTGGCGCTGGCTGAGAAGCTCCAGCCGCTCTTCAGCGAC GAGTCGAGCACTGTGCGGGAGCTCTCCATCCGGCTCTTCCGAAACACAATGGGGGTTGTGGTGGATGCCAAAAAGAAGAAGATGAAGGAGGTGGTGTggggcagcctgctgccactgctcttTCACCTGCACGACGAGGACAAGAATGTGGCCAAG GCCTCCCAGGAAAccctcagcagtgctggacAGTTCCTGAAGTGGCGGCAGCTGGCCCAGCTGGGCGAGACCGTGCAGGCATGGAGGATCAGCGAGTGCCTG ctggCCAGGAACAGGAGCAGGGCCAAGGAATACCTGCGCCAGAGCCAGTCCTACCTGCGGAGCCCGCAGGAGCCCCTGCGGCGGGAAGCTGTCAGGTTCATTG TCCTTCAAGATGCAGGGAGAGACACGAGTCTCCTGGTCTCCTCCCTGGCAACACAGGCGCTCCTCATCCTCAGCTTGAGGAAGGCTGAGTCGAGGTTTAACGTGCAACGGCTGAGCTTCCGGCTGCTGAGGGCATGGACGAGGTGGCACTCGGCCCCCAGTGAGGACTCTGCtcaggcagagagaaagcagcaacCCCAGCCCTAG
- the LOC142058274 gene encoding uncharacterized protein LOC142058274 — MCKVQPLQAALPAFSRPDPCCSTLALPGQNEDNLDIIRAFLRSRPKQEEEKLKFLASIYTICSTSSAGSTTWDMLYFCLLEVVEAIEVLLQEEPTDHLGTVVWRQAMLTIASMSKAGLLLQEMSSRLLHICFCSIFHLPPQDTQGPEASLYSETLATMDSMLQVLVSSAGALGILELQNILQVWPWHRVPTSIDPWLEWCPAPPQSPCLLFVLPNTPSQMDLPVWQGEPSPGTFPRATS, encoded by the exons ATGTGCAAGGTCCAGCCGCTGCAGGCGG ccctgcctgccttctctcGGCCAGATCCGTGCTGCTCCACCTTGGCTCTGCCCGGGCAGAACGAGGATAACCTGGACATCATCCGAGCCTTCCTCAGGAGCAGACCAAAG caagaggaggagaagctgaAGTTTCTGGCCTCCATCTACACCATCTGTAGCACCAGCAGCGCGGGCTCCACAACATGGGACATGCTTTACTTCTGTTtgctggaggtggtggaggcCATCGAG gtgctgctgcaagAGGAGCCCACTGACCACCTGGGTACTGTGGTGTGGCGGCAAGCCATGCTGACCATCGCCTCCATGAG CAAGGCggggctgcttctgcaggagatGAGCAGCAGACTCCTCCacatctgcttctgcagcatcttCCACCTCCCTCCGCAGGACACCCAGGGCCCTGAGGCTTCTCTCTACTCCGAG ACCCTGGCCACGATGGACAgcatgctgcaggtgctggtaAGCAGCGCCGGTGCTCTCGGcatcctggagctgcagaacatCTTGCAGGTCTGGCCTTGGCACAGGGTCCCCACAAGCATTGACCCATGGCTTGAGTGgtgccccgcccctccccaaTCA ccctgcctgctgttcGTCCTGCCCAACACTCCCTCACAGATGGATCTGCCTGTCTGGCAAggggagcccagccctgggactTTCCCCCGGGCCACATCCTAG